One part of the Chryseobacterium sp. 7 genome encodes these proteins:
- a CDS encoding NAD(P)-dependent oxidoreductase: MEIYTIAIIGGTGKSGKYLVENLLEKGYHLKLLVRNPENFTLQNPLIEVVKGDARDETAIDKLIEGTDLVMSTLGQPKGEKSIFSDAAKNIISAMNHYGIKRYIVTTGLSVNTASDHKNERVNMATDWMYQNYPETTADKQKEYEILLESNLDWTLVRLPLIHLTEENFSIETNLTDCKGEGINAGDLAEFLASQIEDSEYIQKSPFLYNLKG; encoded by the coding sequence ATGGAAATCTATACAATAGCCATCATTGGCGGAACCGGAAAATCCGGAAAATATCTGGTAGAAAATCTTCTTGAGAAAGGATATCATCTTAAACTTTTAGTAAGAAATCCTGAAAATTTCACCCTTCAAAACCCACTCATTGAAGTTGTAAAAGGAGATGCAAGAGATGAAACGGCGATAGATAAATTGATTGAAGGGACTGATCTTGTTATGAGTACTTTAGGTCAACCAAAAGGGGAGAAGTCTATATTCAGTGATGCTGCAAAAAATATCATCTCTGCAATGAATCATTATGGGATTAAACGTTACATTGTAACAACTGGTCTGAGTGTAAATACAGCATCTGATCATAAAAATGAGAGGGTAAATATGGCTACAGACTGGATGTATCAGAACTATCCAGAAACAACAGCAGATAAGCAAAAAGAATATGAAATTCTTCTGGAAAGTAACCTCGACTGGACTTTAGTAAGATTACCATTGATTCATCTTACAGAAGAAAATTTTTCAATAGAAACAAATCTTACGGACTGCAAAGGTGAAGGAATCAATGCAGGAGATCTGGCTGAGTTTCTGGCTTCCCAGATTGAAGATTCTGAATACATACAGAAGAGTCCGTTTTTGTATAACCTGAAAGGGTAA
- a CDS encoding TonB-dependent receptor plug domain-containing protein: MIKKIGSAFFLGSLLWVNAQEKTTDIESIEFQGKFISTPYKSANQNISVITREDIVNSPAKSIDEILQQVTGMDIRRRGTNGVQSDISFRGSSFEQVLLLLNGIRMNDSQTGHNNMNIPVDLDDVEKIEIIKGPAARRFGQNAYAGVINIITKATPGKRVKISADGGDYGTYGLGFNAQIGNEKFTNSLQANSASSEGYMFNTDYEIRNVFYQGKLNIKNGDVRVQAGFSEKKFGANGFYASSAATKQYEETQASIVSVAHQQTFGKLKLNSNVYWRRGQDMYLYDRWNPDFYRNMHIGNNVGGEVNSSYQWGLGTTGIGVELRKEFLASSNLGDRNRFVSQVFFEHHFSLLDKKLNISPGISWANYSKEGNFFYPGLDVGYNFNPNHKVYGNIAKVHRIPTFTDLYYISKTEQGNPDLQPENALSSEVGYQYQDNKILAKVSGFLRNSSNSIDWVKKDINDKVWYAQNVGDIKTKGIEAEWSHRPLDWLKYTVGYTYIDSKYDEKNGLVSRYILDNLKHQLVSKLEVKFLKNFTNELVYRYNERVNLGSYNLLDEKLSFAKKDYSVYVLINNITNTQYTEAFGVAMPQRWFHIGFSYTINIK; this comes from the coding sequence ATGATCAAAAAGATAGGAAGTGCTTTTTTTCTGGGATCTTTACTTTGGGTAAATGCACAGGAAAAGACAACGGATATTGAAAGCATTGAATTTCAGGGAAAATTTATCTCCACTCCTTATAAAAGTGCCAATCAGAACATCAGTGTGATTACCAGAGAAGATATTGTAAATTCTCCGGCTAAAAGTATTGATGAAATTCTTCAGCAGGTAACAGGAATGGATATCAGAAGGAGAGGAACTAATGGGGTACAGAGTGATATCAGTTTCCGTGGAAGTTCTTTTGAGCAGGTTCTACTGCTTCTGAACGGAATCAGAATGAATGACTCCCAGACCGGACATAATAATATGAATATTCCGGTAGATCTGGATGACGTAGAAAAAATAGAAATCATAAAAGGGCCGGCTGCCAGACGTTTCGGGCAGAATGCTTATGCCGGGGTTATCAATATTATTACCAAAGCTACACCTGGAAAAAGAGTAAAGATCAGTGCAGATGGAGGAGATTACGGTACTTATGGTCTCGGGTTCAATGCCCAGATTGGAAATGAAAAATTCACAAACTCTCTTCAGGCAAACTCTGCTTCTTCAGAAGGATATATGTTTAATACGGATTATGAGATCAGAAATGTATTTTATCAGGGAAAACTGAACATCAAAAATGGAGACGTAAGGGTTCAGGCTGGTTTTTCTGAAAAGAAATTCGGGGCTAATGGCTTTTATGCTTCTAGTGCCGCAACGAAGCAGTATGAGGAAACGCAGGCTTCTATCGTAAGTGTGGCACATCAGCAGACTTTTGGAAAACTTAAGCTTAATTCTAATGTGTATTGGAGAAGAGGACAGGATATGTACCTTTATGACAGATGGAACCCGGATTTTTACCGAAATATGCACATTGGAAATAATGTGGGTGGAGAAGTGAATTCCAGCTACCAATGGGGATTGGGAACCACCGGAATTGGTGTTGAATTGAGAAAAGAATTTTTAGCGAGCAGTAATCTGGGCGACAGAAACCGTTTTGTATCTCAGGTTTTCTTTGAACATCATTTTTCATTACTGGATAAAAAACTGAACATCAGTCCGGGAATTTCTTGGGCAAACTATTCGAAGGAAGGAAATTTCTTTTATCCGGGACTGGATGTAGGGTATAACTTCAATCCTAATCATAAAGTATACGGAAACATTGCAAAAGTACACCGTATCCCGACTTTTACGGATCTGTATTATATCAGTAAAACAGAACAGGGAAATCCGGATTTACAGCCTGAAAATGCTTTGTCATCAGAGGTTGGCTACCAATATCAGGATAATAAGATTTTAGCTAAAGTAAGCGGGTTTTTAAGAAATTCCAGCAACTCTATTGACTGGGTGAAAAAGGATATAAACGATAAAGTTTGGTATGCCCAGAATGTAGGAGATATCAAAACCAAAGGGATTGAAGCAGAGTGGAGTCACAGACCGCTGGACTGGTTAAAATATACAGTCGGATATACGTATATCGACAGTAAATATGATGAAAAGAATGGATTGGTTTCAAGATATATATTGGATAATCTGAAGCATCAGCTGGTTTCTAAATTAGAAGTGAAATTCCTGAAAAACTTCACGAATGAGCTTGTTTACAGGTATAATGAAAGGGTAAACTTAGGAAGTTATAATTTACTAGATGAAAAGTTGAGCTTTGCTAAAAAAGACTACTCTGTGTATGTGCTGATTAACAATATTACGAACACACAATACACGGAAGCGTTTGGGGTAGCCATGCCGCAAAGGTGGTTCCACATTGGTTTTTCTTATACAATTAATATTAAGTAA
- a CDS encoding M48 family metallopeptidase, translating to MTNNLPKISSAYQSKLVSAIVSISVFFLIYLILILASLLMVFLLGYGAIKVLSISVNYFTVLGAGGLLSVGIFVFIFLVKFIFRKNHYSTKHLLEVNRSQQPDLFAIIDEIVAETKVKAPQKVFLSPDVNASVSYNSIFWSMFLPVKKNLTIGVGLINTTSVGELRTILAHEFGHFSQKSMKVGGYVNQAEKIIFETVYNNKDYENFIMEFSGGNAIFKIFGLISVSFINAFQSVLKSMSNFLFKNHASLQREMEYHADAISTYITNPEEQASSLLRLELSDVAFNSSFNFYIESNQKYLPKDLYSNQFSLMKIISERNNHPYVNGLPKIDAEDLTRYNKSRIEIEDQWTSHPDILKRIERIKTNETRNTATDHRYAKEIISGFDKICEIMTSKYLTLRTVKNVGEMIEDETFIQLYQDNNIYKTFSSNFNGYYERHNPIIENIESVISDASSHHDEDFFSDKKVSLVYEKSGIEGDIQTLQYLASYPKEIKTFRFDGTLYKAKDASGLIPKLESELKRVKEELLENDKAIFQHYYHFSNEDIKKELLSKYRNFAVIDREFDVFQKSLNDFTVYLQFMAVTLPFEEIRQHRAKLLKAEEPFKLKTKELIENSAYKDGLKLEDKTLLQEFVNSEYIYFNKDKYLENEVNAISVVIEKYQALLNDHYLTSKLELLNFQADLNKN from the coding sequence ATGACTAATAACCTACCCAAAATTTCATCGGCTTACCAGTCTAAGCTGGTATCTGCTATTGTATCCATTTCAGTTTTTTTCCTGATCTATCTGATTCTTATACTTGCTTCTTTGCTCATGGTATTCTTATTAGGATATGGAGCCATAAAAGTGCTGAGTATTTCTGTCAATTATTTTACAGTCTTAGGAGCGGGAGGACTCCTGAGTGTCGGTATTTTTGTGTTTATATTTCTTGTTAAGTTCATTTTCAGAAAAAACCATTACAGTACAAAGCATTTACTGGAAGTTAACAGGTCTCAGCAGCCAGATCTGTTTGCGATCATTGATGAAATTGTAGCTGAAACAAAAGTGAAAGCTCCGCAAAAAGTGTTTCTTTCACCGGATGTAAACGCCAGTGTAAGTTATAATTCTATTTTCTGGAGTATGTTTTTGCCGGTAAAGAAAAATCTGACCATTGGCGTTGGACTCATCAACACTACCAGTGTGGGAGAATTGAGAACTATTCTGGCTCATGAGTTCGGGCATTTCTCTCAAAAAAGCATGAAAGTGGGCGGATATGTAAATCAGGCTGAAAAAATAATTTTCGAAACCGTATATAACAATAAAGATTACGAAAACTTCATCATGGAATTTTCTGGAGGGAATGCTATTTTTAAGATTTTCGGTTTAATTTCTGTCAGCTTTATCAATGCATTTCAGTCTGTTCTTAAAAGTATGTCTAATTTCCTTTTCAAAAATCATGCTTCGCTGCAAAGAGAAATGGAATACCATGCAGATGCTATTTCAACTTATATTACGAATCCAGAGGAACAGGCTTCATCTTTATTGAGGCTGGAACTAAGCGATGTTGCTTTTAACAGTTCTTTTAATTTTTATATTGAAAGCAATCAAAAGTATCTTCCGAAAGACCTTTACAGCAACCAGTTTTCTTTGATGAAAATTATATCTGAAAGAAATAATCATCCTTACGTAAACGGACTTCCAAAAATAGACGCTGAAGATCTTACCCGCTATAATAAATCCAGAATAGAAATTGAAGATCAGTGGACTTCACATCCCGATATCTTAAAAAGAATTGAAAGGATTAAAACAAACGAAACCAGAAATACAGCTACAGACCACAGATACGCCAAAGAAATCATCAGTGGATTTGATAAGATCTGTGAAATCATGACCTCAAAATACCTGACTTTACGTACCGTCAAAAATGTAGGAGAAATGATTGAGGATGAAACTTTCATCCAACTGTACCAGGATAATAATATCTATAAAACCTTCAGCTCAAATTTCAATGGATATTACGAAAGACACAATCCTATTATAGAAAATATTGAATCTGTAATTTCTGATGCTTCTTCTCACCATGATGAAGATTTTTTCAGTGACAAAAAAGTATCTTTAGTCTATGAAAAATCAGGAATAGAAGGTGATATTCAGACGCTGCAGTATCTGGCCTCTTATCCGAAAGAGATAAAAACATTCAGATTTGACGGTACTTTATACAAAGCAAAGGATGCCTCAGGTCTTATCCCTAAACTGGAAAGTGAACTGAAAAGAGTAAAAGAAGAGCTCCTGGAAAATGATAAAGCTATTTTTCAGCATTATTATCATTTTTCCAATGAAGATATTAAGAAGGAACTTCTTAGCAAATATAGAAATTTTGCTGTAATAGACAGGGAGTTCGATGTATTCCAGAAAAGCCTTAATGATTTTACGGTATACCTGCAGTTTATGGCTGTTACACTACCTTTTGAAGAAATCCGACAACATAGAGCCAAACTATTGAAAGCAGAAGAACCGTTTAAGCTCAAGACTAAGGAACTGATTGAAAATTCAGCTTATAAAGACGGCTTAAAGCTTGAAGATAAAACCCTCTTACAGGAATTTGTAAACTCTGAATATATTTATTTTAATAAGGACAAATACCTTGAAAATGAAGTAAATGCTATATCAGTAGTCATTGAAAAATATCAGGCCTTATTGAATGACCATTATCTTACTTCTAAACTGGAGCTGCTAAATTTTCAGGCAGATTTAAACAAGAATTAA
- a CDS encoding DUF2490 domain-containing protein, with amino-acid sequence MKRLIGLGLLLGISFFKAQEHISSFNAVTLTYKFHPKFFLYAEGQMRGNEDYTYPDYYEIKGGLGYNLTKNHKPFVGLGRYVNYKDHSLSREEFRVWLQDVIDVKKGIVKFENRFRAEKSWFYEPKTDLTSQRMRYRYRLNISVPLNSKTIEKGTVFANAYDEVFFVTPMKPTFARNRVYGGFGYQIDDYFGIVSGYLWQREFEAKGNKNLHFIYLALNINIDGTNHHTKTYDFPGAD; translated from the coding sequence ATGAAACGTCTTATAGGCTTAGGTTTACTCCTTGGAATTTCTTTTTTTAAAGCACAGGAACACATTTCCAGCTTCAATGCAGTGACTCTGACCTATAAGTTTCATCCTAAATTTTTCCTTTATGCGGAAGGGCAGATGCGTGGTAACGAAGATTATACCTACCCGGATTATTATGAAATAAAAGGGGGCTTAGGGTATAATCTTACCAAAAATCATAAACCTTTTGTAGGGCTTGGAAGATATGTGAATTATAAAGACCACAGCTTAAGCAGAGAAGAATTCAGGGTATGGCTGCAGGACGTTATTGATGTCAAAAAAGGCATCGTAAAGTTTGAAAACCGTTTCCGTGCTGAGAAGAGCTGGTTTTATGAGCCCAAAACAGATCTGACTTCCCAGAGAATGCGTTACAGATACCGCCTGAATATAAGTGTTCCTTTAAACTCCAAAACCATCGAAAAGGGAACTGTTTTCGCTAATGCCTATGATGAGGTTTTCTTTGTAACTCCCATGAAGCCTACTTTTGCCAGAAACAGAGTCTATGGCGGTTTCGGCTATCAGATTGATGATTATTTTGGTATTGTGAGCGGATATCTTTGGCAGCGTGAATTTGAAGCAAAAGGAAACAAAAATTTACATTTTATTTATCTTGCTTTAAACATCAACATTGATGGTACAAACCACCACACAAAGACTTACGATTTCCCGGGTGCGGATTAA
- a CDS encoding phosphohydrolase has protein sequence MTKEELLNKAIKIADKAHKGQTDKYHAPYIGHVMRVMNYGKTLDEKIVGVLHDVVEDHPQEFSLDYLRSEGFPEYIIFAISCLTKFDPEEDYDEFIKRTERSLLSVAVKMNDLRDNMDLRRVNRELTPKDIKRFNKYLKAYRYLIEKY, from the coding sequence ATGACAAAAGAAGAATTACTGAATAAAGCAATCAAAATTGCCGATAAGGCTCATAAAGGACAAACCGACAAATACCATGCTCCATACATTGGCCACGTAATGCGTGTGATGAATTATGGTAAAACACTGGACGAAAAAATTGTAGGAGTACTGCATGATGTAGTAGAAGATCATCCACAAGAGTTCAGTCTTGATTATTTAAGATCTGAAGGATTTCCTGAATATATTATTTTCGCCATCAGCTGTCTTACCAAATTTGATCCTGAAGAAGATTATGATGAATTTATCAAAAGAACAGAAAGATCCCTCCTTTCTGTTGCGGTAAAAATGAATGACCTTCGTGACAATATGGACCTCAGAAGAGTAAATAGAGAGCTTACTCCTAAAGACATCAAAAGATTCAATAAATACCTGAAAGCCTATCGTTACCTGATAGAGAAATATTAA
- a CDS encoding methyltransferase domain-containing protein — MPWNPELYDQYKDVRYKPFYDLAALIKPENNIKAIDLGCGTGEQTSILAEKLTGSTFLGIDSSAEMLEKSKKYENENLHFKLQTIEETAQSDQKWDLVFSNAALQWADDHEILFPKIIGLLSQNGQLAIQMPVQKENILNQILTKMADEEPYASQLNHFNRDSPVLSMDDYAQILFDNGIQDIEILQKVYPIIADDHEALYAFISGTALLPYLERLEGEQKEKFISEFKSRIAKRFTKYPAIYAFKRILMYGRKK, encoded by the coding sequence ATGCCCTGGAACCCTGAATTATATGATCAGTACAAAGATGTACGTTACAAACCCTTTTACGATTTAGCAGCATTAATCAAACCTGAAAATAATATAAAAGCCATTGATTTAGGCTGTGGTACCGGAGAACAGACTTCTATTCTGGCTGAAAAACTGACAGGCTCCACCTTTCTCGGAATAGATTCATCGGCAGAAATGCTTGAGAAATCGAAGAAGTACGAGAATGAAAATCTGCATTTTAAGCTTCAGACTATTGAAGAAACAGCACAGTCTGACCAGAAATGGGATCTTGTTTTCAGTAATGCCGCTTTACAATGGGCTGATGATCACGAAATTTTATTTCCTAAAATCATTGGCTTGCTTTCACAAAACGGACAATTAGCCATCCAAATGCCCGTTCAGAAAGAAAATATTCTGAACCAAATTTTAACGAAAATGGCAGATGAAGAGCCTTATGCATCACAGTTAAATCACTTCAACCGAGATTCTCCCGTACTGTCTATGGATGATTATGCACAGATATTATTTGACAACGGAATTCAGGATATTGAAATATTGCAGAAGGTCTATCCTATTATTGCAGACGATCACGAAGCCTTATACGCTTTTATCTCAGGAACAGCACTACTGCCTTATTTAGAACGTTTAGAAGGAGAACAGAAAGAAAAATTCATCTCTGAATTTAAATCTCGTATTGCAAAAAGGTTTACAAAATATCCGGCCATTTATGCATTCAAGCGCATTTTGATGTATGGGCGAAAAAAATAA
- the uvrA gene encoding excinuclease ABC subunit UvrA: MANTTEIDIKKQIFVKNAHLNNLKHIDVLIPKNKLIVITGVSGSGKSSLAFDTIYAEGQRRYVESLSSYARQFLGKLEKPKVDDIKGLAPSIAIQQKVISSNPRSTVGTSTEIYDYMKLLFARIGKTFSPVSGEEVKKDSVSDVVDFIKASKKDTSFLLTAPLEYDADNFKETLNILKLAGFTRLEINGNLAGIEDLESFGFTPEKGMTINLVIDRFSYEEDESFLQRLADSIQMAFYEGRGYCSLKNTDTEKVKEFSNKFELDGMEFLEPNVHFFSFNNPYGACPACEGYGKVIGIDEDLVVPNKTLSVYEDAVVCWRGETMSEWKKDFIKKAGDFPIHKPYHQLTKEQKNFLWKGDGKGNFPCINNFFKMLEENLYKIQYRVMLSRYRGKTLCPTCEGLRLREETSWVKVDGHNIQSMIELPLDELAPVINGLKLSDHDKEVAKRLIYEITTRLEFLLKVGLGYLTLNRTSNTLSGGESQRINLATSLGSSLVGSIYILDEPSIGLHSKDTENLIEVLKNLRDLGNTVIVVEHDEDVMRAADYIIDIGPEAGYLGGELVFAGDYKDLKKANTLTSEYLTGRLEIEVPKKRRKAKEWIHIKGARQNNLKNIDVDVPLESLVVISGVSGSGKSTLMKEILTNDIQIQLGMGGKKGDYDSVEFPKKLIKNIELIDQNPIGKSSRSNPVTYLKAYDDIRDLFAKQKVAKMMGYKPKHFSFNVDGGRCDECKGEGVINVSMQFMADIELECEVCKGTRFKNEILEVRFDEKNISDILHMTVDEALEFFKDNNEDKIVTKLRPLQEVGLGYLQLGQSSSTLSGGEAQRVKLASFLVKGVTTDKTLFIFDEPSTGLHFHDIQKLLKSLQALIDLGHSVIVIEHQPDIIKCADHIIDIGPEAGKHGGEVVFTGTPEDLTKNKKSHTAKYIKEKLEQ, from the coding sequence ATGGCTAATACAACAGAAATAGATATAAAAAAACAGATTTTCGTTAAGAATGCACATCTTAACAATCTGAAACATATAGACGTCCTGATTCCGAAGAACAAACTGATTGTTATCACAGGGGTTTCAGGAAGCGGCAAGTCGTCTTTGGCCTTTGATACTATTTATGCAGAAGGACAGAGAAGATACGTTGAAAGTTTAAGTTCTTATGCCCGTCAGTTTTTGGGAAAATTAGAAAAGCCAAAAGTAGATGACATCAAGGGACTTGCACCTTCTATTGCCATTCAGCAGAAAGTAATTTCTTCCAATCCTCGTTCTACTGTAGGAACTTCTACGGAGATCTATGATTATATGAAGCTTTTATTTGCAAGAATCGGGAAAACCTTTTCACCGGTTTCCGGAGAAGAAGTGAAAAAAGATTCGGTTTCTGATGTGGTTGATTTCATCAAAGCTTCTAAAAAGGATACTTCTTTTCTATTGACAGCTCCGTTAGAATACGATGCAGACAATTTTAAAGAAACCCTGAATATTTTAAAACTGGCTGGTTTCACAAGGCTTGAAATCAATGGAAATCTGGCCGGAATTGAAGATCTGGAAAGCTTTGGATTCACTCCTGAAAAGGGAATGACCATCAATCTTGTGATTGACCGTTTTTCCTATGAAGAAGACGAAAGTTTTTTACAAAGGCTTGCAGACTCTATTCAAATGGCATTCTATGAAGGACGCGGCTATTGCTCATTAAAAAACACCGATACTGAAAAAGTAAAAGAATTTTCCAATAAATTTGAATTGGACGGCATGGAGTTCCTGGAACCCAACGTTCATTTTTTCAGCTTTAACAACCCTTATGGAGCATGCCCGGCATGTGAAGGATATGGAAAAGTAATCGGGATTGACGAAGATCTTGTAGTTCCTAACAAAACGTTGTCTGTTTACGAAGATGCCGTTGTATGCTGGCGAGGAGAAACCATGAGCGAATGGAAAAAAGATTTCATCAAAAAAGCAGGTGATTTCCCTATTCACAAGCCTTATCATCAGCTAACCAAAGAACAGAAAAACTTCCTTTGGAAAGGTGACGGAAAAGGTAATTTCCCATGTATCAATAATTTCTTCAAAATGCTTGAAGAAAACCTTTATAAAATCCAGTATAGAGTAATGCTTTCCCGTTACAGAGGAAAAACTCTTTGTCCTACCTGTGAAGGATTGAGACTTCGTGAAGAAACAAGCTGGGTAAAAGTAGACGGACACAACATCCAGTCCATGATTGAGCTTCCTTTAGATGAACTGGCACCTGTAATCAATGGATTAAAGCTTTCAGATCACGACAAAGAAGTCGCCAAAAGACTGATCTACGAAATCACAACCCGTCTGGAATTCTTATTAAAAGTAGGATTAGGATATTTAACATTAAACAGAACGTCCAATACCCTTTCCGGAGGGGAAAGTCAGAGAATCAACCTGGCAACCAGCCTGGGAAGTTCTTTGGTAGGTTCCATTTATATATTAGATGAGCCTTCTATCGGGTTACACTCCAAAGACACAGAAAATCTGATCGAAGTATTGAAAAACCTTCGTGACCTTGGAAATACCGTTATTGTGGTAGAACATGATGAAGATGTAATGAGAGCTGCCGACTATATTATTGATATTGGTCCGGAAGCAGGTTATCTTGGTGGGGAACTGGTATTTGCAGGAGATTACAAAGATCTGAAAAAAGCCAATACCCTTACTTCAGAGTATCTTACCGGAAGACTTGAAATAGAAGTTCCGAAGAAAAGAAGAAAAGCAAAAGAATGGATTCACATTAAAGGAGCCCGTCAGAATAATCTTAAAAATATAGATGTAGACGTACCTTTGGAAAGTCTTGTAGTCATTTCCGGAGTTTCAGGAAGTGGGAAATCTACTTTGATGAAAGAAATCCTTACCAATGATATCCAGATTCAGCTCGGAATGGGGGGTAAAAAAGGAGACTATGATTCTGTAGAATTCCCGAAAAAACTGATCAAAAATATTGAACTGATTGATCAGAATCCAATTGGGAAATCTTCCCGTTCAAACCCTGTAACGTACTTAAAAGCTTACGATGATATCCGTGATCTTTTTGCCAAGCAGAAAGTAGCTAAAATGATGGGTTATAAGCCTAAACATTTTTCTTTCAACGTAGATGGCGGAAGATGTGATGAATGTAAAGGAGAAGGTGTAATCAATGTGTCCATGCAGTTTATGGCAGATATTGAGCTTGAATGTGAAGTTTGTAAAGGAACACGATTCAAGAATGAAATTCTTGAAGTAAGATTTGATGAGAAAAACATCTCTGATATTCTTCACATGACTGTAGATGAAGCATTGGAGTTTTTTAAAGATAATAATGAAGACAAAATTGTAACGAAGCTGAGACCTTTACAGGAAGTAGGTTTAGGTTATTTACAGTTGGGACAAAGCTCTTCTACCCTTTCCGGCGGTGAGGCACAGCGTGTGAAACTGGCTTCATTCCTTGTAAAAGGAGTAACAACAGATAAAACGTTATTCATCTTTGACGAACCTTCCACAGGACTTCACTTCCATGATATTCAGAAATTATTGAAATCATTACAGGCATTGATTGATCTTGGACATTCCGTGATTGTTATTGAGCACCAGCCTGATATCATCAAATGTGCCGACCATATTATTGACATCGGTCCGGAAGCCGGAAAACATGGTGGAGAAGTCGTATTTACAGGAACACCTGAAGATCTGACAAAAAATAAGAAGTCTCACACCGCAAAATATATCAAAGAAAAACTGGAACAATAA
- a CDS encoding YegP family protein gives MGKFIISKRTNGDFQFNLKAGNGQVILTSQGYSTKPSCENGIGSVKINAQEDLKFERNKANDGRCYFNLKAGNGQIIGTSQMYESDNGMENGIESVKNNAPHAPVEDESNS, from the coding sequence ATGGGAAAATTTATCATCTCTAAAAGAACAAACGGAGACTTTCAGTTTAACCTTAAGGCAGGAAACGGACAGGTTATTTTAACCAGTCAGGGTTACAGCACAAAGCCATCCTGCGAAAACGGAATCGGGTCTGTAAAAATCAACGCTCAGGAAGATTTAAAGTTTGAAAGAAATAAAGCCAATGACGGCAGATGTTATTTTAATCTTAAAGCTGGAAACGGCCAGATCATAGGAACCAGCCAGATGTATGAATCTGACAACGGAATGGAAAATGGCATAGAATCCGTAAAAAACAATGCTCCGCACGCACCTGTAGAGGATGAAAGCAATTCATAA